In Macadamia integrifolia cultivar HAES 741 unplaced genomic scaffold, SCU_Mint_v3 scaffold1427, whole genome shotgun sequence, a genomic segment contains:
- the LOC122063701 gene encoding inositol oxygenase 1-like isoform X3, with protein MLISHCFYLGGFSCFSILILVFHLHFLPFSCEMTVIVDQPEFGTQEQDKKIHEETNELVLDGGFVVPKSNSFGQSFRDYNAESERKKTVEEFYKQNHINQTFDFVKRMREEYGKLNRVEMSIWECCELLNEFVDESDPDLDEPQIEHLLQTAEAIRKDYPNEDWLHLTGLIHDLGKVLLHHSFGELPQWAVVGDTFPVGCAFDESIVHHKYLKENPDYYNSTYNTKCGIYSEGYGLNNVMMSWGHDDYMYLVAKENKTTLPSAALFIIRYHSFYPLHKAGAYKHLMNEEDVENLKWLHVFNKYDLYSKSKVRIDVEKVKPYYLSLIEKYFPSKLRW; from the exons ATGCTTATCTCGCATTGCTTTTATTTGGGAGGATTCTcttgtttttcaattttgattttggtattCCATCTTCATTTCCTTCCATTTTCCTGCGAAATGACAGTCATCGTCGATCAACCAGAATTTG GAACTCAAGAACAGGATAAGAAGATCCATGAAGAAACCAATGAGTTGGTGCTTGATGGTGGATTTGTGGTGCCTAAATCCAACTCGTTTGGCCAAAGTTTTAG AGATTATAATGCAGAGagtgaaaggaaaaaaacagtTGAGGAATTTTACAAGCAGAATCACATCAACCAAACATTTGACTTT GTGAAGAGGATGAGAGAAGAGTATGGGAAACTGAACAGAGTAGAGATGAGCATTTGGGAATGCTGTGAACTTCTCAATGAGTTTGTTGATGAAAGTGACCCTGATTTAGATGAGCCTCAAATTGAACACTTGTTGCAGACAGCTGAAGCAATCAGGAAAGACTATCCTAATGAAGATTGGCTTCACTTGACTGGTCTTATCCATG ATCTTGGGAAGGTCCTCCTTCACCATAGCTTTGGAGAACTCCCCCAATGGGCTGTTGTGG GTGATACATTCCCTGTTGGGTGTGCTTTTGATGAATCAATTGTTCATCACAAG tatttaaaagaaaaccCTGACTACTACAATTCTACCTACAATACCAAGTGTGGAATTTACTCGGAGGGATATGGCCTCAACAATGTGATGATGTCGTGGGGGCATGATGATTATATGTACTTG GTGGCAAAGGAGAACAAGACAACTCTACCTTCAGCTGCACTTTTCATCATTCGATACCATTCCTTCTATC CTTTACATAAAGCTGGAGCATATAAACACTTGATGAATGAAGAGGATGTTGAGAATTTGAAGTGGCTTCATGTCTTTAA CAAGTATGACCTTTACAGCAAAAGCAAAGTTCGGATAGATGTTGAGAAAGTCAAGCCTTACTATCTATCCCTTATTGAGAAG TACTTTCCCTCAAAGCTAAGATGGTGA